GTGCGCATCCCGGTCCGCGAGTTCGTGCCCCGCCGCCGCCAGCGCCGGGTCTGGAGCCGCAACGCGGACATGGTGGTCACCGGAAGGCCGGCGGAGTTTCGCGAGGACCATTTCGACCTCTACCGCGCCTATCTGGCGACGCGCCACCGCGGAGGTGGCATGGACAATCCCACTCCGGCGCAGTATGCGGATTTCCTCATCGGCAACTGGTGCGATACGGCATTCTACGAATTCCGCCACCGTGGCCGACTGCTGGCGGTGGCGGTGGCGGACCGCCTGGACGACGGCCTGTCGGCGGTCTACACCTTCTTCGACCCAACGGCGTCCAGACGCTCCCTCGGCACCCACGCGATCCTGTGGGAAATCGAGGAATGCCGGCGACTGGGTTTGGAATGGCTTTATCTGGGCTATTGGATACCCGGCTGCGCCAAGATGAGCTACAAGCAGGAATTCCAGCCTTCCGAGTTTTTCGTGGACGGGGCCTGGACCCGCCATGGCCCGGCCCCTTGAATGGTGTGTCAGACCACTCGCCGCAGACACGAGTCACTTCCACCAAGCCTCGCCTTCTGGCAGAATAATGCAGTTTTTTCAAGCAGAAGGTTAATATGGCAAAAGAAGATTCCATCGAGATGGAAGGCAAGGTGGTCGAGACCCTGCCCAATACCACGTTCCGCGTGGAACTCGAAAACGGACACGTGGTGACCGCCCACATCTCTGGCAAGATGCGCAAGCATTACATCCGCATCCTCACCGGGGATTCGGTGACGGTACAGCTCACCCCCTACGACCTCAGTAAGGGGCGTATCACCTACCGCGCCCGCTAGTCCGTCGCCGGCATGCCGGCGACGCACCGTCTCACACCACGCGATCCGTCCGGATATAATATTCCTGGTGGGCCCGCGGATGGATCTCCACCAGGGTGAGGCGTGCCCCCGCATAGTTCTCATGCACGTACACCGCCGCGGTGTCGATGAAATGCACGTTGCCCACGGTGACGGGCTCGCGCACCGGCGTATGGCCGCAATAGACACGGTCCACCTTGCCGGCCACCGGCTCCGCCAGGACCTGGCCGTGTACCCTGCCCCGGGAGTAGAGGGCATACACCGAGGCCTCGGCGACACCGCCTTCCAACAATTCGGCGAACTCGTCCCAACTGACATCCGCGGGCACGTCCGCGTGGACGATGCCCACCAATCCACTATGGGTTTCCACCTCCAGGGCCAGGGGCAGGTTGTCGAAGGTGCGGCGGAAGCGGGCCTGTTCCGTCTCGTCCAGTTCCAACCACCACTCGCCACCGTTGTAGCGCACCCAGAAATCCAGGTCCTTGCCGTTCTCGGAGTCGATGGCAAACTGTTCGTGGTTACCGCGACAGGCGTAAAACCAGGGTTGTGCGAGCCAGTCCAGGGCAGCGTTGGACTCCGGCCCCCGATCCACGAGATCGCCCACGGAGAACACGCGATCCCTGCCGGAGTCGAACTCCACTTCTTCCAGCAGGACGGACAGGTGAGCGAACATGCCATGGATATCGCCCACGACGAAATCCCGTCCCTCGGAGTTGAGGGGAAAGCGATGGACAGCGGCATATTCCTCCGGCCCGTCGCCGTTGCCCCATAGTTGAGACACCATGGCGTTGATGTGTCTTAGCATGTGATGGATCGCCCTTGCGCGGCAGTGCGCATCACCGCACGGTAATCCTCGCCGGCTGAGGGTGCAAGGAACGTCGAACGCCCTCAGAGGTGGGTCTTGCGGACATGTTCCAGCAATCCTCGTGCCCCCGCCTCCACCAGATCCAGCACCTTCTCGAAGCCCTTGTCGCCGCCGAAGTACGGGTCAGGCACCTCGCCGGCGCGGCGTGAGTTGGCATACTCCAGGAACAGCCCCACCTTGGCGCGCTGGCTCTCGGGACACATGTAGCGCAGATGGGAAAGGTTGTCCCTGTCCATGGCCAGGACGTAGTCGAATCTCTCGAAGTCCTCTGCGCTCACCTGACGGGCCCGCAGATCCGAGAACTCTACGCCGCGGCGGGCCGCCGCCGCCTGAGAACGGGCATCCGGGGGTTCCCCCACATGGTAGGCATGGGTGCCCGCAGAATCGATACGGATGCGGTCGGTGAGCCCCGCCTCCTCCACGAGCCGGCGGAACACGCCGTGGGCGGTGGGCGAGCGGCAGATATTGCCCATGCACACGAAGAGTATTTTAACCGACTGATCTTCTTCCATAACTCTCTGTTTCCACTAGTTTTGTGTGCGTGCTAGACTCTAGTTGAATTCTGTTGAATTCCGTTACGTCTGGTGAAAGGTGCACACAGGAGTGCACACAAAAGGTGGCAGATATGGGACTGACAGATGCAGCATGCAGGGCGAAGTGGGACGGGAAAGATCGCATGATGGGTGATGGTGGGGGCCTTTACCTGAATGTCCGCAGGAAGTCGAAAACATGGATTGTACGGAGGACGCGAGCAGGCGCCAAGCGAGTAATGACCCTTGGCCACCACCCCGACATGAGTCTGGCTGAGGCCCGCCGAGAAGCCGCCAAGCTGGACCCACGCAAGCATGGCAGCACACGCACGGTTTCAGACCTGGTGAAGGACTACCGGGGCATCATCGAGCGGGACAACAAACGGCCTCACCTGACAACCGGATATCTTGATCGGGGGATCCCCCTCCACCTGCGCGACATGCGGATCGCCGATGTGGCCCGGGCCGACCTGGTGGCCGCAATCCGCGAGTATAAGATCCGAATCAATGGCCGTAGCGGAGAGCGGGCCCGGGACGCCTTCCGGGGGATCCTCCGCCAGATGTTCGGCCTGGCCGTTGAACAGGGTGACATCGATATAAACCCGGCGGCAGGCATCACGGCCCGGATCACCGGGTACACGCCGAAAGACCGGGCACGGGTGCTGAATGACGATGAGATCCGATTACTGTGGCGCCAGGTGTAGATGGCTGTAAAAACCCGCGCATATCTGGCGAAGGATTGATTGGTAGGCCAATCAGTCGCTGAGCCGGCTGGCGGGCGGCCGCGAGCAACCGGTGACAAGAGTGCCGGAATCGGGTAGATGAAGAGGGGCCGTTGAGACAGGTGCGATACCGGGTCTAATTGACTTGGCGGTCGATCCCGGTATCGCACCCCGGGCCGTGCAGAGCACGAGCCCAAACACTATTTCTCGTTTTCCCCTGACAATCAAGTCCTCATCGGCCTGGATCGCCGATGGAGAACTCTGCACGCCTGTACAACTGCGCCCGTTGTCATCGTCAGGTGATGATCTGCAGCGGCTGTGACCGCGGCAACATCTATTGCCCTGAGGGGTGTGCGCAGGCGGCACGAAGCGCGTCTCTGCGGGCCGCCGGCTGGCGCTACCAGCAGAGCCGCCAGGGCCGGCACAAGCATGCCGAGCGGCAACGCCGCTACCGGGCGAGAAGGCAGAAAGTGACGCATCAGGGTTCCCCGGCCCCGCCCCTCATGATCCACTACCCCCCGTTCCGGCGAGGCCGGCTGGCCGCCGCGGTGCGGATGGCGCGCCGATGATGGCGCCCATTCGCTGCCACTTCTGCGGCCGTGAGTGCGGACCTTTCCTGCGTACCGGCCCGCTTCATCGCGCCACCGCCGCTGCTGCGCTTGGAACAGTCACCCGACAGGGGCCACCAGGCGCCCGGGCTCAGCCCCCTTGAGCCGGCCGGCCACGAGATGAGGAGAAACGCATTGGCCATCAGCAAAGAACAAGAGGCGCAGATCCTGCGCTATCACTACGTCGAGAAGTGGCGGGTGGGCACCATTGCCAGCCAGTTGGGCGTACACCACAACGTCGTCAATCGGGTGCTCTCCCAGGCCGGCATGCCGAAGGTCGAGCGGGCTGCGCAGCCGTCGATGATCGATCCTTATCTGCCGTTCATCACCGACACCCTGGCCCAGTTCCCCACGCTCACCGCCAGCCGCCTCTACGGCATGGTGCGTGAACGGGGCTACCCCGGCGGCCCCGACCACTTCCGCCATCAGCTCGCCTGTTACCGGCCACGCCCCCGGCCCGAGGCCTTTCTGCGCCTGAAGACCCTGCCCGGCGACCAGGGACAGATCGACTGGGGCCATTTCGGCAAGCTCACCATCGGCCGCGCAACCCATGCCCTGATGGCCTTTGTCATGGTGCTCAGCTACTCCCGGCGCATTTTTTTGCGCTTCTTCCTCGATGCCAAGATGGCCAACTTCCTGCGGGGCCATGAGGCGGCCTTCACCGCCTCGAACGGCCTGCCCAAGGTCCTGCTCTACGACAACCTGAAAAGCGCCGTGCTGGAGCGCCAGGGTGAGGCCATCCGCTTCCATCCCACCTTGCTCGAGTTCGCCGCCCACTACCGCTTTGAGCCCCGTCCGGTGGCGGTGGCCCGGGGCAACGAGAAGGGCGGGTGGAGCGCGCCATCCGCACGATACGCGATAATTTCTGGCCGGCCCGCCAATGGACCGACATCGATGATCTCAACGCCCAGGCCGAGGCCTGGTGCAACGGCTGGGCCATGGACCGGCCCTGCCCGGAGGACCGTGCCCTCTCGGTGCGCCAGGCCTTCGAGCAGGAGCCCCTGCTGGCGCTGCCCGATAACCCCTATCCCACCGACGAGCGGGTCGAGGTCCACATCGGCAAGACCCCTTACGCGCGCTTCGAGGGCAACGACTACAGCGTGCCCCACACCCATGTGCGCCGCACCCTCACCGTCTCGGCCTCACCCACCGAGGTGCGGATCCTCGACGGCGGAGACGTCATCGCCCGCCACCCGCGCAGCTACGACAAGGGCCGGCAGATCGAACAGCCGGAACACATCGAGGCACTGGTCCAGATCAAACGCCAGGCCCGGCATCATCGCGGCCAGGACCACCTGGCCCAGGCCGCACCGGCCAGCCGGCAGTTACTCATACAGGCCGCTGAGCGTGGCGACAACCTCGGCGCCATCACCGCCGCCCTGCTGCGCCTCCTCGATGCCTACGGCGCCCCCGAGCTGGAAGCGGCCATCCAGGAGAGCCTGGCCCACGGGGTCGCTCACCCCAACGGCGTGCGCATCGCCCTGCAGCGGAGGCGCGAGGCGAGAAACCAGCCGCCCCGGGTGGGAGTGCGCATCGACCACGCGCGCGCCAGGGGGCTGGTGGTACGCACCCATGATCTGGGCGGCTACGACGCCTTGCAGTCCACCCCGCCCGAAGCCGAAGACGACGCCCAGGAGGAGCCCCAATGATCCCTAACCCATCCCTGAAAGAACGGGCCACGGCCCTCAAGCTCCATGGCCTGCTGAGCCATTGGGAGGAGCACGCCGACGCTGGCTGGGTCGAGTCCCTGATCCAGTGGGAAGAGGAAGAACGTGCCGACCGCAGCCTCGAGCGGCGCATGAAAGGGGCGCGGCTGGGCCGCTTCAAACCCCTGGCCGACTTCGACTGGGGCTGGCCCAGCCGTTGCGACCGGGAACTGGTCAGTGAGCTGATGCGCCTCGACTTCCTTACCGAGGCGGTCAATATCATCCTGGTGGGACCCAACGGGGTCGGCAAATCCACCCTGGCCCGCAACATCGCCCATCAAGCGGTGCTGGCCGGCCACAGCGTCCTCTTTACCAGCGCCGGCCAGATGCTCAATGACTTGGCCGCCCAGGATGGCGACAGCGCCCTCAAGCGGCGCCTCGCCCGCTACGCCCGCCCTCAACTGCTAGCGGTCGACGAGGTGGGGTATCTCGCCTACTCCAATCGCCATGCCGATCTGCTGTTCGAGATCGTCTCCCGCCGCTACGAGGAGAAATCCACCCTGGTCACCACCAACCGACCCTTCGCCGAATGGGGTGAAGTCTTTCCCAACGCCTCCTGCGTGGTCTCCCTCGTGGACCGGCTGGTACACCGCTCCGAGATCCTCACTATCGAAGGTGAATCCTACCGGCTCAAGGAGGCCAAGGAGCGACAGCAGCAACAGGCGCAGCGGCGCCAATCCGCAGCCAAATCCAACAAAGGAGCCCAACCATGACCCATCCCCCGATACCGGACGACTGGACACCAGAGCAGGCATTGGCGATCTATGACTTTATCGACGAACTCCGCGATGCCATCTGGAGCCGATACGATCGGCAGCTGGTCGAACTCATGCAACAAGACCGCATAACGACCTTTGAAGTCGACGACGATGACTTGATCTTCTGAGCCGACTCTTAAGCCCACCCCGGCGGCGTGACCTGGCTTGAGTCGAGGCGACCTATCCGCGCTGAGGCCGAGTCACGCCGCCTGAACCTGCGACTGCGACCTTCGCCATTTATGCGCGGATTTACTCAGCCGCTAACACCAGGAGGGCGACAACGCGCGCCTGCTGCGATTCCTGCTGCTAACGGGTGCCCGTATCGGGGAGGCACAGAAGGCGGCGCCATGGGAAGCCAAGGGACGTGAATGGACCATTCCCGGCGATCTCTCGAAGAACGGCGATGCCCATTGGGTATATCTGACGGACACCGCTGCCGCGCAGGCCGCGCACCCTTTCCGTATGTCCCCCACGGCAACACAAGCCTGGTTACGCCGCTGGTGCGCCAAGCACGGCATTGATCCCGCCTTCACGCCGCACGACGCCAGAAGAACATTCAGCACCCGCCTGAACGATGCAGGCGTGGAGCCCTACGTGGTGGAGAAATGCCTTAACCACCGGATGAACGGGGTGATGGCCGTCTACAACCGGGCCGCATACCGCGAGCAACGGATCGAGGCCTACCGCACCATGGAACGCCTGGTGATGGAGGTGGTGGGCAATGGCTGATCTCATCTTCCTACTGGTGATGCGGGCCAAGGATGGCGATAAAAGCGCCGCCCGAGACTTGGCCACCATAGCCGCCGAGCGCCTACGCGATGGACGTCCCATGCCGGAACCCGTCCGGGACTGGCTGGCGTCTGCTCTGGAGTCTGCCGCCAGTGGCGAGGATGCGGGGCGGGCCCTGCTGCTGGCCGGACGGCGTGGGAGACGTCAACACGACTTCCGCTCGAAGTGGATAGACGTGGCCATGACCGTGGAGCATTTGGAGGGCGACATGGATCTCAATGACGCCATACAGGCCGCCGCCGACCACCATCACGTCGATGCCGGAACGGCGGCCAAGTACCACAAGCGATACCTGAAGCACAAGGACTGAAACCCGCCGATATGCGTCTTTGAAGGCCGTCCATGCGGCTGAGTAATCTCGTTCTCGTCCAGCTGATTCTAACTGGCAACGGATTCTCACCGAGGGCGACACCATGAACGACACCACCCCCGCCGGCTTGACGCCGATCTCATACAGCGTCGATCAGGCCTCCGCCGCTACCGGCATTCCGAAGTCCACCATGTGGAAACTGATATAGGATGGAGCCCTCCGCACGTCAAAGGTGGGCCGCCGCCGCTTGATCCCTCGTGGCGAGTTGGAGCGCCTGGTGGGGGTGGGCAGATGACACCGCCAAAATGGAAGCGCCCCGCCGGACGAGGACCGAGCGGGGCGCGGGAGGACAGCCGCCAGGACAGCGACCAGATCAAGTCTAGCGCGGTGCTGTATGGATATATGGGGTATCCCTTTAGCTCCACAGGATTCAATTCTCGGCTTTCTGGGACGTTTCTACGATTTTCCCGTAGGGCACCGGCTTCGTAATCACCGCCTGCTGGAGCAGGCGATAGAAGAGCAGCCCCCGAGATCGCGAAGTTCGGCGATTGAATCGAAATACGAATTCGTCCAGATAGTAGTCCAGCTGGCTCGGTTGGACAGCTCCATGGTGGGTGCCCATCATCCAGCGTTGCAGCAATGCGGCGACCCGGTGAACGCCCGGCATCGATTCATGAGCGGCCGTTTCGGACCCTATATGGACTGTGCGGCGGTGTTTATATCCGGCATCGTCCAGTTTCCGATAGGCGGCAGATCCATCACTGTGAATGGTCGCGCCCGAACGAACAGACTCCTGGATAAAGGGTAGCAGGTGCTCGTAGTCGCCTTGCGCGATTTGCTGAATCCGAATTCTTCCGAACCCTTTGGGTTGAAGCATCTCGACGGCGATGGCAACAAGTGCCTTTGTGGTGCGGCTCTTGCGGCCGAGCGCAGAAACTGGCGTTTTCCGGTCGGTCAGGGCAAGGTAGGTCTCATCGACTTCCACTTCTCCGTCAAGCAATTCCCTGCCGGGGCGCACCATGGCGCGTCGCAGTCTGTGCAGCATCGTCCAGGCTGTTTCGTAGCTCCCCAGCCCAAGCACACGCTGCAATCCCAACGCGCTTACGCCGTGCTTCTGATTGGTGATATACCAAATAGCAGCGAACCAGACCCGAAGCTCAGTGCGTGTCTTGTCGAAAATAGTGCCCGCCGTTACGCTGGTCTGGTGCCGGCATGCCGGACAAATCACTCTGCCACGACTGATTCGCTTGGCTTCGCTTGATGCGCCGCACCTCGGGCAGATCAGGCCATCGGGCCACCGCAGCTTTTCCAAGTAATCGCGACAAGCTTGCTCAGAATGGAACCAGTCAAGGAATTGAACCCAGGTTGTTGGATAGTCCGTACCCGCGATCGGTGGTAGCTTTGGCGCGTCCATGAGCCAATTCTGCCATCTGTGGAGCTAAAGGGATACCCCATATGGATATCCAGTATCCCGAGCGGCGGCGTCATGATGGCCGGGAATATCGAGGCCGCCCTGGGCCACCCCTTCGACGCCCGGGCCTACGCCGATCCGCCCGCCCTGGCCGCGGCCCTGGAACTGGCCGAGGCGGGTAAACCCGTGTTCCCGGCGAATCCTGCCGATAAGAGCCCCAGGATTCTCCGCGGCCTGCTGGCTGCCAGCACCGACCCCGATACCCTGCGGGCCTGGGGTGCGCGGTGGCAGGGTGCCGCCGTGGGCATGCGGACGGGTGCGGCCTCCG
Above is a window of Gammaproteobacteria bacterium DNA encoding:
- a CDS encoding low molecular weight protein-tyrosine-phosphatase, which produces MEEDQSVKILFVCMGNICRSPTAHGVFRRLVEEAGLTDRIRIDSAGTHAYHVGEPPDARSQAAAARRGVEFSDLRARQVSAEDFERFDYVLAMDRDNLSHLRYMCPESQRAKVGLFLEYANSRRAGEVPDPYFGGDKGFEKVLDLVEAGARGLLEHVRKTHL
- a CDS encoding Arm DNA-binding domain-containing protein; protein product: MGLTDAACRAKWDGKDRMMGDGGGLYLNVRRKSKTWIVRRTRAGAKRVMTLGHHPDMSLAEARREAAKLDPRKHGSTRTVSDLVKDYRGIIERDNKRPHLTTGYLDRGIPLHLRDMRIADVARADLVAAIREYKIRINGRSGERARDAFRGILRQMFGLAVEQGDIDINPAAGITARITGYTPKDRARVLNDDEIRLLWRQV
- a CDS encoding tyrosine-type recombinase/integrase translates to MSPTATQAWLRRWCAKHGIDPAFTPHDARRTFSTRLNDAGVEPYVVEKCLNHRMNGVMAVYNRAAYREQRIEAYRTMERLVMEVVGNG
- a CDS encoding metallophosphoesterase, with the translated sequence MLRHINAMVSQLWGNGDGPEEYAAVHRFPLNSEGRDFVVGDIHGMFAHLSVLLEEVEFDSGRDRVFSVGDLVDRGPESNAALDWLAQPWFYACRGNHEQFAIDSENGKDLDFWVRYNGGEWWLELDETEQARFRRTFDNLPLALEVETHSGLVGIVHADVPADVSWDEFAELLEGGVAEASVYALYSRGRVHGQVLAEPVAGKVDRVYCGHTPVREPVTVGNVHFIDTAAVYVHENYAGARLTLVEIHPRAHQEYYIRTDRVV
- a CDS encoding IS1595 family transposase; the encoded protein is MDAPKLPPIAGTDYPTTWVQFLDWFHSEQACRDYLEKLRWPDGLICPRCGASSEAKRISRGRVICPACRHQTSVTAGTIFDKTRTELRVWFAAIWYITNQKHGVSALGLQRVLGLGSYETAWTMLHRLRRAMVRPGRELLDGEVEVDETYLALTDRKTPVSALGRKSRTTKALVAIAVEMLQPKGFGRIRIQQIAQGDYEHLLPFIQESVRSGATIHSDGSAAYRKLDDAGYKHRRTVHIGSETAAHESMPGVHRVAALLQRWMMGTHHGAVQPSQLDYYLDEFVFRFNRRTSRSRGLLFYRLLQQAVITKPVPYGKIVETSQKAEN
- the istB gene encoding IS21-like element helper ATPase IstB, whose product is MIPNPSLKERATALKLHGLLSHWEEHADAGWVESLIQWEEEERADRSLERRMKGARLGRFKPLADFDWGWPSRCDRELVSELMRLDFLTEAVNIILVGPNGVGKSTLARNIAHQAVLAGHSVLFTSAGQMLNDLAAQDGDSALKRRLARYARPQLLAVDEVGYLAYSNRHADLLFEIVSRRYEEKSTLVTTNRPFAEWGEVFPNASCVVSLVDRLVHRSEILTIEGESYRLKEAKERQQQQAQRRQSAAKSNKGAQP
- a CDS encoding arginyltransferase; its protein translation is MTAPEDSRLLSFFSTPVHPCSYLEQRDAVTVFADPRFPKSTELYSVLSRHGFRRSGTHIYRPQCPGCSACIPVRIPVREFVPRRRQRRVWSRNADMVVTGRPAEFREDHFDLYRAYLATRHRGGGMDNPTPAQYADFLIGNWCDTAFYEFRHRGRLLAVAVADRLDDGLSAVYTFFDPTASRRSLGTHAILWEIEECRRLGLEWLYLGYWIPGCAKMSYKQEFQPSEFFVDGAWTRHGPAP
- the infA gene encoding translation initiation factor IF-1 translates to MAKEDSIEMEGKVVETLPNTTFRVELENGHVVTAHISGKMRKHYIRILTGDSVTVQLTPYDLSKGRITYRAR